The Rugosibacter aromaticivorans region ATCCTTGACGAAATCGGCTACCCGTTTCAAGCGGCCGCCGGTCATGGTGTCTTCGCCAGTATCCACCAAGGTCACTTTCCAGGGCTCGGCATTTTGCTGGTGCACTTTCATGCTGTTTTTGCTCATATCGAAGGTCACATCCGACATGTGCAGAAAGTAGTTGGCGAAATATTCCTTAATCACGTAACCCTTGTAGCCGCAACAAATCACGAACTCATTGATGCCGTGAGCCGAGTAGATTTTCATGATGTGCCACAGCATCGGCTTGCCGCCGATTTCTATCATCGGCTTCGGACGTGTATAGGTATCTTCGCTGATCCGGGTACCCAGGCCGCCGGCGAGAAGGACTGCTTTCATCGTTTATATCCAGATTTAAACGTAAAGTAGTGAGCAGAAACAACGATCAACATGGTTATTCCAGCAATTTTTGGAAAGTAAAAATACCTAACTTCAAAATGAGCAAACGTAAAAATTATCATGTACGCAGACAATAATGAAGCATTGAGCCAAATCAAGACCGGCCATGAAACATGGAACCGTACCTTGCGCGTAAACAACAATGCGGCAGTAGCAATCACGGCGAGAAGTAAAAGAGCGTTCCCAATATCATCCATAAATGTTGGCTGAGCACTTATTGCAGTCCAATTTTTAGTCGAAGAAAACCAGTACTTACCTATCACTTCTGATTTTAAGTGGTACCACTCTACCGGGTGTGATGCAAATGTCCTGAAAAATGATTCTTTGGCCCTAGTTCTCCCACCACAAGTACTTGGATCGATTCTGCAGACCAGATTGCCACCTCCTGCAACGACCCAGTCACCTCCAATGCTTTCAAGATATTCAGTGGACATGATGGAGTTTTCAAATACCACAGCAGATGTGAAAACCCAAGCCGGATGGTCTTGATTTACCCAATGATAGACTCGCCAAGGAAGCATCACTGCATGTGCGACCAAAAGTGTGATGGCTATCGTTTTTAATGAATATCGAAATGAACTAAGTACAACAAAGCTCCGTAGCCAAGTTATCCGGGAAAGTACCGCAAGTAGAATTCCCCAGCCCGTCAGCCCCATCAGTATGATTTCAAACTGCGAACGGAAGTAAGCGGATAGCGCCAGAAACAGGCCTGCATAAACAGCATATCGGATCGTTTTATCGATGACCGAACGAATGGCCAGCAATGAAAAAAGCAAGAAGAATCCAACCGAAAAACTCTCGCCCAAGGTGATGCCGGTTGGCTCAAGCAAGAACACACGCGAAACAGGAAATGCAAAAATCAGAAGCGGCAGACTGGCAGCCAACTTGGCATGTATCGTGCTTTTCAATAGTGTGTAAAACTGAGTCAGTACAACGGCAAACAGCAATGCAGCCAATATCTGCAAGACCAGTATGCCCTGCACATCAGTACCAAATATTTTCAGAATGGCCGCTTCAAGCAAAATGAATCCCGGGGGCCATAGATTAAAAATCCAATCATTACCACTACTTATCCAGCCATTCTCAGCAATATCTATTGCAGCTGTGGCAAAACTTGCGGGATCGCCCATCAAGCTCGTTTTAATGAGCTGCTGGAACGTTATAGCAAATACATTTGGTTGATTCGGAATATCACGCACCCATAGCGCGATGCCTAGCAAAATTAGAAAATAGATAACACCAACGCACAATGATTCATATTTGCGCAATTTCATTGATGTGTTTCCAAAGGAAACACCGTCATAACCAAGTCAGCAACTCTTTCGACTTCCTGGGCAGTTATTGCAGGCGACATCGGCAAGCTCAACACCTCCCCCGCCAACGTTTCCGCAATAGGCAAGTTATGCCTCCTAAAGTTCTGATAACAACCTTGCCGGTGCGGTGGAATGGGGTAGTGAATGACTGTTGACACCCCTTGCTGTTCCAAATGCGCCTTTAACGCATCCCGTTGTTTGCTGCGAATGACGTAAAGATGCCACACAGGTTCAGCGTATTCAGGTACAAGAGGCAGGCCAAGGTCTGCCCCCGCCAGCAGTACTGAATACCGAATTGCGATTTCTCTGCGGCGCGTGTTCCATTCATCCAGCACCGCCAATTTCACCCGCAGAAACGCCGCCTGCATTTCGTCTAGTCGGCTGTTGTAGCCAGCAAGGTCATGCTGATACTTTACCTTTGACCCATAGTTGCGTAGATGCTTGACCTTTTCAGCAATCGCATCATCGTTGGTTAGCACAGCACCACCGTCACCCAGTGCGCCCAGATTTTTACCGGGGTAAAAGCTCGTAGCTGCAGCGTGGCCTAATGAACCTGTGCGACGGCCTTTATAGCGAGCGCCTTGCGCCTGGGCAGCATCTTCGATAACGACAAGGCCATGTTTGGCAGCGATTTCATTGATCGGGTCCATGTCGGCAGGCTGGCCGTAAAGGTGCACGGGCATGATGGCCCGGGTACGGCTGGTGATAGCTGCACTAATGCGCGCTGGGTCAATATTGTGGGTATTGACGTCTGGTTCTACCGGCACCGGCGTAGCGCCACATTGAGACACCGCGAGCCAGGTGGCGATGAAGGTGTTAGAGGGAACGATCACTTCGTCGCCAGGGCC contains the following coding sequences:
- a CDS encoding DegT/DnrJ/EryC1/StrS family aminotransferase, yielding MQVPFLDLGRLHQSIREPLDAAYHRVMDSGWFIMGPELEAFEAEFAQYCEVKHCIGVGNGLEALHLLLRAYGIGPGDEVIVPSNTFIATWLAVSQCGATPVPVEPDVNTHNIDPARISAAITSRTRAIMPVHLYGQPADMDPINEIAAKHGLVVIEDAAQAQGARYKGRRTGSLGHAAATSFYPGKNLGALGDGGAVLTNDDAIAEKVKHLRNYGSKVKYQHDLAGYNSRLDEMQAAFLRVKLAVLDEWNTRRREIAIRYSVLLAGADLGLPLVPEYAEPVWHLYVIRSKQRDALKAHLEQQGVSTVIHYPIPPHRQGCYQNFRRHNLPIAETLAGEVLSLPMSPAITAQEVERVADLVMTVFPLETHQ